The sequence below is a genomic window from Caldanaerobius fijiensis DSM 17918.
AGTCTTTTAAAGAAGAAGGTAATAAAACAATTATAAGTTTAAAAAAAGGTATAGTATGGAGTGATGGCAAACCTTTTACTAGTAAAGATGTTTTAACGTCATATTATATGGGCTTTATGGCTGGTTGGCCAATGTGGAAATATGTAAATACTATAGAAGCTCCTGATGATTATACCGTGGTTATAACTTGGAGGAATCCTGGACCAATATTATCAGTTATGGCTTTTAGTAATTTTATAAACGCACCTAATCATATATATGGTAAATGGGCGGATCAATTGGCTCCCCTGACAGCCAAAAGAGATAATCAAGGTAACTTAGATCAAGCAACATCCGATGCGGTTTCGAAAATTAGAGAAGATGTATATAAGTACAAGCCAGATGTAACTCAAGTTGTAGGTACTGGGCCATATGTAGTCTCAAATGTTACGGCATCGGAGGCAATTTTAACTAAAAATCCAAAGTTTAGAGATGCAAAGAATGTAAAAATAGACGAGATAAGAATACAGCGTTATGTAAGCTTAGAAGCATATTTGTCAATGGTTATGGCTGGAAGATATGATGGCGAACCTCATGGATCAACACCTGATGTATTTAAACAAATACAACAAAATCATCCAAATATGAAGATTATGTGGATACCAGAATATAGTCAACCATCAATGCAATTTAATACGAGTAAATATCCTGTTAATAATCCTGTTGTACGAAAGGCAATCGTATACGCTATAAATAAAAAAGCATTATTAGACATAGCAGAACCAGGGACACAAACACCAGATACTTATATAACAGGTTTAGTTCCGTCGGCAAGAGATATATGGTTGGGTGATTTTCTAAATAGTTTAACGGATTATTCTTACAATCCATCTAAAGCAGAGGAACTATTAAAAGGAATAGGATGGAAAAAAGGTTCTGATGGTTTTTGGCGTGATGAAAAAGGCCAACTTGTTCAATTAGAAGTGGCTTCTATGAATTCGTGGCCTATCTTCTTCCTTTGTGGAGATGCAATAACAAACCAACTTAATAAATTTGGTTTAAAAACTGTTTTTAAAGCTATGGAATTAAGTGCCTACTGGGAATACCTTGATACAGGTCGAGCTATGATAAGTTTTGATTTTAGAGCTGGGATAGGTTCTTATGGTTATCCATGGGAAGCATATAGGAACCTATATGTAGATGGTGCAGTAAGGTTAGGTTTTAGAAGTCCTAAGGATACGAAACCTTTGGATATAACAATAAAGCTTTCAAATGGAGATGTTGTTAAACCAGTAGGATTAATTGATGAATTGTTCTATACACAAGATGTTAATAGGCAAAAAGAAATTGTCCGAAAGCTTGCTCAAGCAACTAATGAATATGTTCCTTTTATGCCCATTGGGGAAAAAACTGCACCATGGAAACTTTACAACACAAATCTTACTGGTTATCCAGATGATCCAAAAGCGCCAGAATGGTATGGTGGAGCAGGTATGAGACCTATTGCTAAGTTAATTAAACTAGGAAAATTTTATTATAAAAAATGATCATTATCAGTAGTTGTTGTTTTTGCAACAACTACTGATAATTAGTCAACGTTTGGTATTGTGCTTAGGTGTGCTTTAACTAGGTTTTAGGAGGCGAAAAAATATGTGGGTGAAAAGATTGCTATTAATTATAATAACTATTTTGTTTTCATTGTCTGTAACATTTGTGGTAATACATTTTATGCCGGGAAATCCTGTAGAAACTTTAGCTATGGATATGATGCGAAATCAAGGCCTTGACTATCAAGATGCTTATTCTAAAGCAAAAGCTTTGCTTAATTATGATCCAGATGTACCCTTGTTAAATCAGTATATAAAATATGTAGCGGGTATATTAAGAGGAAATTTAGGAGAATCCATGTCTTACAGAAAACCTGTTACTTCGGTAATAGCAGGTGCTTTGCCCTGGACGTTATTTATTCTTTCGATTTCACTATTGGTATCTTTTGTTATTGGTATTTCCTTGGGTATGTATATAGCTTGGAAACGCAAAACTATTATTGATCCTATGATATCAGTATATGCTTCTATAGCAGGTTCTCTGCCAGATTTTATAGTTGGTTTGATTTTGATAATTATATTTGCAGTTAATTTAAAATGGCTTCCTTCTAGAGGCCCATATGATTCTTCAGTTATTCCAGGTTTTAATTCAGGTTATATTATTAGTGTTATAGAACATGCTATTTTGCCTATTTCTGCATATGTTTTAACAAGTTTGGGAAGTTGGGCATTAACAATGAAAGGAAATGCTATAAGCATTTTAGGAGAAGATTACATAATGGCAGCTAAAGCCAGAGGGTTGCCTGATAGACGAATAATAACAACTTATGTTGGACGTAATGCTTTATTACCACTTATTACAAATTTGGCAATATCTTTTGGAATGATGTTTGGAGGTTCGCCTTTGATAGAAAATATTTTTGTATATCCTGGCATAGGATATTTTTTAAACCAGGCAGTAGGGAGACGTGATTATCCGCTGATGCAAGGAATGTTTTTTATGATTACGATAGCTGTTGTACTTGCTAATTTAATTGCTGAGATACTATACAACGTGCTTGATCCAAGAATAAGAGAGGGGGCTCAAAATTAATGGCTTCCATAGTAAATATTTGGATAGTTTTAAAAAAAAATAAAAGAGCATTTATAGGAATGATTATTTTATTAATATTTTTATTTTTAGCATTGGTAGGACCATATATTATTCCCCCTGCAACACAAACGAAT
It includes:
- a CDS encoding ABC transporter substrate-binding protein — its product is MKPLLKRLAVVLSLLMVFSILLSACGTPDQSTVSSGNQKKTTTSKKVASSSKSTFTTSDYFDPPPSIHGNPWAPPGLGGIGEYVFDRLFEYVPFPQPKFIPMLGESFKEEGNKTIISLKKGIVWSDGKPFTSKDVLTSYYMGFMAGWPMWKYVNTIEAPDDYTVVITWRNPGPILSVMAFSNFINAPNHIYGKWADQLAPLTAKRDNQGNLDQATSDAVSKIREDVYKYKPDVTQVVGTGPYVVSNVTASEAILTKNPKFRDAKNVKIDEIRIQRYVSLEAYLSMVMAGRYDGEPHGSTPDVFKQIQQNHPNMKIMWIPEYSQPSMQFNTSKYPVNNPVVRKAIVYAINKKALLDIAEPGTQTPDTYITGLVPSARDIWLGDFLNSLTDYSYNPSKAEELLKGIGWKKGSDGFWRDEKGQLVQLEVASMNSWPIFFLCGDAITNQLNKFGLKTVFKAMELSAYWEYLDTGRAMISFDFRAGIGSYGYPWEAYRNLYVDGAVRLGFRSPKDTKPLDITIKLSNGDVVKPVGLIDELFYTQDVNRQKEIVRKLAQATNEYVPFMPIGEKTAPWKLYNTNLTGYPDDPKAPEWYGGAGMRPIAKLIKLGKFYYKK
- a CDS encoding ABC transporter permease, whose protein sequence is MWVKRLLLIIITILFSLSVTFVVIHFMPGNPVETLAMDMMRNQGLDYQDAYSKAKALLNYDPDVPLLNQYIKYVAGILRGNLGESMSYRKPVTSVIAGALPWTLFILSISLLVSFVIGISLGMYIAWKRKTIIDPMISVYASIAGSLPDFIVGLILIIIFAVNLKWLPSRGPYDSSVIPGFNSGYIISVIEHAILPISAYVLTSLGSWALTMKGNAISILGEDYIMAAKARGLPDRRIITTYVGRNALLPLITNLAISFGMMFGGSPLIENIFVYPGIGYFLNQAVGRRDYPLMQGMFFMITIAVVLANLIAEILYNVLDPRIREGAQN